A segment of the Streptomyces pactum genome:
CGCCTCGCTGAAGCCGTAGACGAGCGAGACCAGGCCGCCGCAGCCGAGGAACACGCCGGGGACGTCGAGGCGGGCGCCGGTGTGGCCGGGGCGGTCGTGCAGCAGCACGAAGGCGCCGATCACGGCGGCGACGGCGATGGGAACGTTGACGTACAGGCACCAGCGCCAGTTCAGGTACTCCGTGAGCACACCGCCGACGACGAAACCGACCGCGGCGCCACTGCCCGCCAGCGTGCCGTAGATGCCGAAGGCCTTCCCGCGTTCCTTCGGTTCGGTGAACGTGGTCGCCAGCAGCGACAGCGCGGACGGCGCGAGTACGGCGGCGAAGACCCCCTGGAGGGCACGGGCGCCGAAGAGCATCGCCGGGGTGGTGGCGGCGCCGCCGATCGCGGAGGCGGCGGCGAAGCCGATCAGGCCGATGACGAAGGTGCGTTTGCGGCCCACCAGGTCCGCGACCCGGCCGCCGAGCAGCAGCAGACCGCCGAAGGCGAGGGTGTAGGCGGTGATCACCCACTGGCGGTTGCTGTCGGACATGCCCAGGTCGCGCTGCGCGGAGGGCAGCGCGATGTTCACGATGGTCGCGTCGAGGACGACCATCAGTTGGGCCAGGGCGATCACCACCAGCCCCCACCAGCGGCGGGGATCGGCTTCCGCGGGCGCGGCCGGCTGACCTGTCCGGGTGCCACTCATCTGGCCAGAAGACCATGAATGCGGACGTATCGCATCCTGTTCCGCGGCCGCTTCCGCCCGTCGTCGCCAGGCTGTGGTGGGCCGCGCCCGCCCCGCCCGACGGCCTCAAGCATGCTTGAGGTCAAGCTCCCGCCGGCCGAGGGCCAGGGACACCGCCGTCAGGGCGCTGTTGAAGGACACCTCCGACAGCAGCCCCGGCGCGGCGACCTGGTCACCGGCGAGGTAGACACCGTCGCCGCGGTCGACGGCGGGCCGGTCGCGCCAGGTGGTGCCGGGCAGGTCGACGGCGCCGGTACGGCCGTTCGCGACCGCCTCGCGCCGCCAGGCGACGCGCTCGCGCCAGCCGGGGAAGCCCAGGTCGAGCAGTTCCTCGGCGCGGGCGGTGCCGTCGGCCCTGGACTCGTGGGGCGCGATGGGGATCTGCCCCTGGATCAGCTCCTCGCCCGCCGGCGCCAGGGTGCGGTCCTGTGCGGTGAACCGCTCGATCCAGCCCGGCGCGTCCAGGTCGGAGACCGCGAAGGCGTCACCGCGCCGGGTTCGCAGCGCCAGGTCGATCAGGGTGGTGCGCCCGCTCGGCCAGGTCGGTGTGGACTCGCCCAGCAGGCGCCGGGCGGCGTCGAGGGAGGTGGCGACGACGACCGGGGCGCCGGCCGGGAGCGCGTCGACGCGGGAGAGCGTCTCCACCCGGACCCCGAGGTTCCACGCGAGGGCGGCCATCCGGTCGATCACCCCGGACCAGCCGCCGCGCGGGTAGTGCGCCTCGGGTGGCAGCTTGGCGGCCCGGCGCAGCCGCTCCTGCACGAAGGCGGCGGACAGCGAGCCGGGGTCGTGGTGGAAGAGGGCGACGGCGCAGTAGTGCGCGGCGGCCCGGGCACCCTCCTCACCCGCGATGCCGGTCGCCCAGGTCAGGAAGTCGGCGTCGACGGGGGCCGGTCCCACGCCCCGGCGCAGCAGCTTGAGCATGGCGAAGGGCGGGGTGCGGCGCAGCGCTCCCTTGTGCCGCAGTCGCAGCCGGGCCGCCTCCAGCGGGGGGATGGGCGCGAGCGGACCGATCAGGTCGCGCTGCTTGAGCCACGCCCAGTGCGGGCCGCCGTTGTAGAGGGCGTGCGGGCCGTCGTTGGTCCGGTAGGGGCCGTCGGCCGTCCGGGCCCGTCCGCCGAGCGTGTGGTGTGCCTCGTGGACGGTGACCTCGGCCCCCGCCTCGGCGGCGGTGATGGCCGCGGTGAGTCCGGCGAAGCCGCCGCCGATGACGGTGATGCGCTGCATGGCTGGGATCTCCCTCGGGTCGGGGCGCCTTGCGTGGTGCCTGTCTGCCGGTACGACGGACCGGCGGGCGCCGTATGTGACATGGAGCCGGGCGGACGGGCGTCCGCGCAGCTCACCGCGGGTTGTCAGTGGTGGGGTGCAGCATGGGGGCATGGCGAGGAGAGCGGCGGGCGGCGGCGGGGGCACGGCGAGGAGAGCGGCGGGCGGCGGCGGGGCCGCGGCGAAGGTGCGGGCGGCGCGGCGCCCGGAGCTGCGGCTGCCGCCGCTGGAGCCGTACGAGGGAAGCGGGCTGGAACCGGACGGGGACTACGACGGGCTGGAGTTCCGGGACACGGACCTCGCCGGCCAGGACGGCGTGGGCGCCCGTTTCATGGACTGCGCGCTGACGGGGTGCGCGCTGGACGAGGCGTCCCTGCGCCGGGCCCGGCTGCTCGACTCGGTCCTCACCGGCGTCCGGGGCGTCGGTGTGGACCTCGCCGAGGCGACCCTGCGCGACGTCGAGCTGGTCGACGCCCGCCTGGGCGGCACCCAGTTGCACGGCGCCGTCCTGGAACGGGTACTGATCCGCGGCGGCAAGATCGACTATCTGAACCTGCGGCGGGCCCGGCTCAAGGACGTCGTCTTCGAGAGCTGTGTCCTGGTCGAGCCGGACTTCGGGGGCGCCCGCCTGGAGCGCGTCGAGTTCGTGGACTGCGCCCTGAAGGCGGCGGACCTCAGCGCGGCGACCCTCACCGACGTGGACCTGCGCGGCGCCGCCCCGCTGGAGCTGGCCCGGGGCGTGGACCGGCTGTCGGGCGCGGTGATCAGCCCGGACCAGCTACTGGACCTGGCGCCGGTGCTGGCGGCGGAGCTGGGGCTGCGGGTGCTGGCGGGAGAGTAGGCGTGCGGGAGCCGGCAGGGGAGCGGGCGGCGGTCCGCGGCGCTCAGGAGACCCGCGGGAAGCGGGCCTGGAGGGTCCAGATCGCCGGGTTGTCCGCCAGGTCGTCGTGCATGTCGGTGAGGTCGGCGATCACGTCGTGCAGGAAGTCGCGGGCCTCCCGGCGCAGTTCGGCGTGGGAGAAGGAGAGCGGGGGCTCGGTCTCCGGCAGCCACTCCGCCTCGATGTCGACCCAGCCGAAGCGGCGCTCGAAGAGCAGGCGGTCGGTGGACTCGGTGAAGTCCAGCTCCGCCCGCTGCGGCCGGGCCGCCCGGGAGCCCGCCGGATCCCGGTCGACACGCTCCACGATGTCGCACAGCGCCCAGGCGAAGTCCAGCACCGGCACCCATCCCCAGGCTGTGGAGAACTCCCGGTCCGCCTTGGTGTCGGCGAGATACACGTCTCCGCAGAACAGGTCGTGCCGCAGCGCGCGGACGTCCGCGCGGCGGTAGTCCGTTTGCGGCGGGTCGGGGAAGCGGTTGGAGAGGGCGTAGCCGATGTCGAGCACGCAGGTGATGGTGTCACGGCACCGGGCCCGGCCGCGTCGCCGCGGGTAGGCCGGGGGCCGGCCGGCAGTCGCCGCCGGGCCGCCGGGGGCCGACCGGGAGTCGCCGCCGTGTCGTCGGGGGCCGGCCAGGAAATCGTCGCCGTGTCGTCGGGGGGCCGGTCGGGAGGTCGTCGCCGTGTCGTCGGGGAGGGGGCCGGTCGGGAGGTCGTCGCCGCTTCGTGGCGGGTCAGTCCGGGGCCACGGCCCGGCGGACGCTCTCCCGCAGCAGGTCGCGGCGCCGCTCGTGCGACTGAGGGGGCTCGTCGGCGGTCGCCGCGTAGACGTTGCTGACCGGTGACCAGGCCATGGACATCGCGATGACCAGTGCCATCACATCGAACGGGTCCCCCTGCCGCACCCGCCCCGCCGCCTGGGCCGCGGCGATGGCGCGCAGCTTGGCGTCGTCGAGGCGGTCGGGGTCGTCGACGAGGTGACCCGAGGGGCGCCGTTCCAGGCGTGCCCAGGTGGCCAGGCGGATCAGGTCGGGCCGGCGGAGGTACTCGTCGTAGAGGCGCACGGCCCAGTCGGCGAGGTCGGCGGCGTCGATCGGGACGACGTTCACGATCCGTTCCAGCGAGCCGAAGAAGATCGCGTCGAACAGCCCTTCCTTGTTGCCGAAGTAGGCGTAGAGCTGCGCCTTGTTGGTGCGCGCGGCGGCCACGATCCGTTCGATCCGCGCTCCGGCGATCCCGTGCTCGGCGAACTCCCGCGTCGCCTCCTCGAGGATGCGCCGGTAGGTCGCGGCTCCGCGCGGGGTCAGGGGCTGGTCGGGCATACCCGCAGGCTACCAAACAGAACAGTTGGTTTACTCAGCCGCCGATCCGCGTTACGGTCAAACAGACAGAACAGTCTGTTTGGAAGGAGCGTCGTCATGAGGACCACGACTGGCTGGCAGGCGGAGGACGGCACGGCGGGCATGGCGGGCACGGCGGGCACGGCGGTGGCGCCGCTGCGGCGGGTGCCGCTGCACCGGCGCGACCTGCGCCCCGACGACCTCGCCGTCCGGGTGGACTACTGCGGCGTCTGCCACACCGACCTGCACTCCGTCCGGTCCCGTGCCGCCGGGGGAGACCCGTACCCCGGAGGCCCGCACCCCTTGGTGCCGGGACACGAGTTCACGGGCGTGGTCACCGAGACCGGGCCCGAGGTCACCGGCTTGCGCGTCGGTGACCCGGTCGCGGTCGGCAACATCGTCGACTCCTGCGGCGCGTGCGCCATGTGCCGGGCCGGACAGGAGAACTTCTGCCACGCGTTCCCCACCCTGACCTACGGCGGCACCGACCGCGTCGACGGTACGGCCACCCTCGGGGGCTACTCCCGCGAGTACGTGGTCCGCGAGCGGTTCGCCCACGCCCTGCCCGCCGGCCTGGACCCGGCCGCCGCCGCACCGCTGCTCTGTGCCGGAGTCACCGTCTGGGAGCCCCTGCGCGCCCTCGGAGCCGGACCGGGCACCCGCGTCGCCGTGGCGGGACTGGGCGGACTGGGCCACCTCGCGGTGAAGCTGGCCGTCGCCCTCGGCGCCGACACGACGGTGATCACCCGGTCACCGGACAAGGCCGGGGACGCCCGTCGTCTCGGCGCCCACGGCGTCGTGGTCTCCACGGACCCGGAACAGATGGCCGCCGCCCGCGATCGCTTCGACATCGTCGTCGACACGATCTCCGCCCCGCACGACCTCGGCCCCTACCTCCGCCTGGTCGCCCTGGACGGCACGCTCAGCCACGTCGGGCACCTGGGACCGGTCACCGTGGAGACCCTCGACCTGCTCATCGGCCGCAAGAAACTCAGCTCCGCGGGCAGCGGCGGTTGCGGGTCCACCGCCGACATGCTGGCCTTCTGCGCCGAACACCGTGTCACGGCCGACATCGAACTCCTCCCCTCGGCCCGCGTGAACGAGGCCCTCGAGCGCCTCGGGCGCAACGACGTCCGCTACCGCTTCGTGCTCGACATGTCCGACCTGGACTGACCCGGCCCGGCCCTGGGCGGCGGCCCAACAGCGCTCGTGAGCGGGTAGGTCGCCCCGGTGATCCTCGCTCCCCTCCCGCTCGCCCCGGACCACGACATCCCGGGCCCCCTCCTCACCGAGCTCACCGTCCTCTACGCCTCGAACCGCGCCTTCCACGCGCTCGGCGGCGAGTTCCCCGACCCGGACGACGTCCGTCCGGAGCAGGTGGCGGCGGCGCTGGCCGACGAGTTGGCGCGGCCGGGGGCCGAGGTACTGCTCGCCAGGGACGCGGGCCGGCTGGTCGGGGTCGCGCTCGCCCGGCACCCGGCCCCCATCTCGCCGCGGCCCACGCCGCGGACGGCTTCCTCACCTGGCGCTGGTGGACCCGGAAGGAACTCGACGAGGCCTCCGAGGCGCTCTGGCCGCCGGACCTGGCCCGGCTGCTCGACGCGTTCGAGGCCCCGTGGGCACCCGAGGGGCGCGCCTGAGACGGGGCGGTGTCTCACGGGCTCTCCGGCCGGCCCTCCCCGTACAGCCAGTCCTCCCAGATCTCCGTGAAGTCCTCGTCCGGCTCCGACTTCTCCACGTACGCCGTGAAGTCCTCGGTGTCCGCGTTGCCGTGGCGGTGAGCGGCGGCCCAGCCCCGCAGGAGGTCGAGGAAGGCCTCGTCGCCGACCGTCTGGCGGATCTTGTGCAGGACCATCGCGCCGCGCTGGTAGACCGGGCTCGCGGAGATGCGTGCCGCGTCCGGCGGGTCCGCGGGCGGGAAGGCCCAGATCGAGGCGTTCGCGTCCTCGTCGGGGTAGTAGGTCCCGTCGTAGAGCGCGTCGAAGGTCTCCTGCGCGGTGTCGCCGCCCTCGTCCTCCTCCCACAGCCACTCGGCGTAGGTGGCGAAACCCTCGTTGAGCCACATGTCCCGCCAGGTCACGGGGCTGACGGAGTTGCCGTACCACTGGTGGGCGAGTTCGTGGACGAGCAGGACGGTGTCGGGGGCGCCGGGGAAGTAGGGCCGGTTCTGGGTCTCCAGGGCGTAACCGGCGTCCTCCACCCGGTCGACGATCGCGCCGGTGGAGGAGAAGGGATACGGGCCGAAGTTCTCCTCGGCCCACTCCACGACCTCGGGGATCCGCCCCAGGACCTGCCGGCTCGCACCTGCCTGCTCCGGGTCGACGGCCGTGTACACCGGCAGGCCGTCGCCGGTGGTGTAGCGGTCGGTCTTCCACTCGCCGACGGCGACCGTGACCACGTGGCTCGACATCGGCTCGGCGGTGTGCCAGGTGAACGTCGTACGGCCGTCGCGGGTGTCCTCGTCCGTCAGCTCGCCGTTCGAGACGGCCCCGAGCCCCTCCGGCACGGTCACCGCGAGGTCGTACGTGGCCTTGTCGGAGGGGTGGTGGCTGCCGGGGAACCAGGCCATCGAGCCCGTCGGCTGGCCGAGTCCGACCGCGCCGTCCTCGGTGGGCAGCCAGCCCTCCTCGGAGCCGTCGGGGTCGGTCACCGTCACCGGGTCGCCGGTGTAGCGGACCGTCACGCGGAACGTCTCCCCTTCGTCCAGCTCGTCGGCCGGGCGGACGGTCAGCTCCTGTCCGGCCCGGTTGAAGCGGGCGTCCCGGCCCTCCACGGCGACCTTCTCGACGTCCAGCCCCTTGAGGTCGAGGTTGAAGGCGGACAGTTCCCGGGTGGCGCGGGCGGTGATCGTCGCGCTGCCCGTGAGGTGCTCGGCGTCGGGGTCGTAGGTCAGGGTCAGGTCGTAGTGGCCGACGTCGTAGCCGCCGTTGCCCGCCTTGGGGAAGTACGGGTCGCGCACGCCCGAGCCGCCGGGGGTGCCGTCGACCCCGCCGGCACCGCTGCACGCCGCGAGGGCGGTGACGATGGCGGCGGCTACGAGCGGGCGGGTGATGCGCACGTCATGATCCTATGAGGCGTTTCACGTGAAACGCCCGTTGGGACCGGTTGTTGAGGCCTGTCGGGGGACTCCGGTGGGTCTTTCCGAAGGGCTCCAGGGACCCCGAGGAGAGGCTCCCGAGAACCCCGGAGAGGGCGGAGGACTCACAAGGCCCGCGCCCACGTCCGGGGCGCCGCCACCGTCGCCGAGCACAACCTCACCGAGGCCCGCCGCTTCGTCCACGACCTCGCCCCCGCCGACCTCGCCCGCGCCCTGTTCATCGGCGAGGCCACGGTGAAGACCCACCTGCGACGCAGCTACGAGAAGCTGGGCGTCGACACCCGCGCGGGCGCGGCCGCGGTGGCGAAGGAGCAGCGTCTGCTGCCGTGAAGCTCTTGCCGGCCGTAAACCCTCCCGTGCCACCTGCCCGCCGCGACGCCCTCCCGTGCCTCCGCCCGTCGCGACGCCCGCCCACGCCACCTGCCCGTCGCGACGCCCACCCGTTGCCCCCGCCCGCCGCGACGCCCGCCGTGACACCCCGCCGCCGTGACGCCGTGGCCGTGAACCCTGCCGTGACGACGCCGAAGGCCCCCCGGCGCACGGCCGGGAGGCCTTCGTACGGAACGAACGGGCGGGTGAACGTCAGACGTTCACACCGAAGTCCTGGGCGATGCCCACCAGGCCCGAGGCGTAGCCCTGGCCGACGGCGCGGAACTTCCACTCGGCGCCGTTGCGGTACAGCTCGCCGAAGACCATGGCGGTCTCGGTGGCCGCGTCCTCGGACAGGTCGTAGCGGGCGATCTCGGCGCCGCCGGCCTGGTTGAGGATGCGGATGTAGGCGTTGCGCACCTGGCCGAAATTCTGCGAACGGTTCTCGGCGTCGTAGATCGACACCGGGAAGACGATCTTCTCGATGTCGGCCGGGAGGCCTGCCAGGTTGACGTTGATCGCCTCGTCGTCGCCGGCGCCCTCGCCGGTGCGGTTGTCACCGGTGTGGACGATCGTGTTGTCCGGCGTCTGCTTGTTGTTGAAGAACACGAAGTGGCCGTCGGAGTAGACCTTGCCCTGCGTGTTGACCGCGATCGCGGAGGCGTCGAGGTCGAAGTCGGTGCCGGTGGTGGTACGGACGTCCCAGCCGAGCCCCACGGTGACTTCGGTCAGGCCCGGAGCCTCCTTGGTGAGCGAGACGTTGCCACCCTTGGACAGGCTTACAGCCATTGTTGGGAGTCCCTTCCCTCGTTTACGTACGGCAAGAAAGCTACAGCTACCCCCATGAACGACGAGGGGGGTACACAAGGTTCCAGCTCTCTTTACTTTCTTTACCGAGGCCGGGGTCAGGATATTGGGGTGACGTGGGCCGCCCGGGGACGGGAACATGGACGGCATGTCCGGTCCCCATGTCATCCGCGGCTCCGTCTCCCTGCCCGAGGCCGAGCTCGTCTGGCGTTTCTCGCGCTCCTCCGGGCCGGGCGGGCAGCACGTCAA
Coding sequences within it:
- a CDS encoding NAD(P)-binding protein, producing MQRITVIGGGFAGLTAAITAAEAGAEVTVHEAHHTLGGRARTADGPYRTNDGPHALYNGGPHWAWLKQRDLIGPLAPIPPLEAARLRLRHKGALRRTPPFAMLKLLRRGVGPAPVDADFLTWATGIAGEEGARAAAHYCAVALFHHDPGSLSAAFVQERLRRAAKLPPEAHYPRGGWSGVIDRMAALAWNLGVRVETLSRVDALPAGAPVVVATSLDAARRLLGESTPTWPSGRTTLIDLALRTRRGDAFAVSDLDAPGWIERFTAQDRTLAPAGEELIQGQIPIAPHESRADGTARAEELLDLGFPGWRERVAWRREAVANGRTGAVDLPGTTWRDRPAVDRGDGVYLAGDQVAAPGLLSEVSFNSALTAVSLALGRRELDLKHA
- a CDS encoding pentapeptide repeat-containing protein, translated to MARRAAGGGGGTARRAAGGGGAAAKVRAARRPELRLPPLEPYEGSGLEPDGDYDGLEFRDTDLAGQDGVGARFMDCALTGCALDEASLRRARLLDSVLTGVRGVGVDLAEATLRDVELVDARLGGTQLHGAVLERVLIRGGKIDYLNLRRARLKDVVFESCVLVEPDFGGARLERVEFVDCALKAADLSAATLTDVDLRGAAPLELARGVDRLSGAVISPDQLLDLAPVLAAELGLRVLAGE
- a CDS encoding TetR family transcriptional regulator, producing MPDQPLTPRGAATYRRILEEATREFAEHGIAGARIERIVAAARTNKAQLYAYFGNKEGLFDAIFFGSLERIVNVVPIDAADLADWAVRLYDEYLRRPDLIRLATWARLERRPSGHLVDDPDRLDDAKLRAIAAAQAAGRVRQGDPFDVMALVIAMSMAWSPVSNVYAATADEPPQSHERRRDLLRESVRRAVAPD
- a CDS encoding NAD(P)-dependent alcohol dehydrogenase, which translates into the protein MRTTTGWQAEDGTAGMAGTAGTAVAPLRRVPLHRRDLRPDDLAVRVDYCGVCHTDLHSVRSRAAGGDPYPGGPHPLVPGHEFTGVVTETGPEVTGLRVGDPVAVGNIVDSCGACAMCRAGQENFCHAFPTLTYGGTDRVDGTATLGGYSREYVVRERFAHALPAGLDPAAAAPLLCAGVTVWEPLRALGAGPGTRVAVAGLGGLGHLAVKLAVALGADTTVITRSPDKAGDARRLGAHGVVVSTDPEQMAAARDRFDIVVDTISAPHDLGPYLRLVALDGTLSHVGHLGPVTVETLDLLIGRKKLSSAGSGGCGSTADMLAFCAEHRVTADIELLPSARVNEALERLGRNDVRYRFVLDMSDLD
- a CDS encoding M1 family metallopeptidase; amino-acid sequence: MRITRPLVAAAIVTALAACSGAGGVDGTPGGSGVRDPYFPKAGNGGYDVGHYDLTLTYDPDAEHLTGSATITARATRELSAFNLDLKGLDVEKVAVEGRDARFNRAGQELTVRPADELDEGETFRVTVRYTGDPVTVTDPDGSEEGWLPTEDGAVGLGQPTGSMAWFPGSHHPSDKATYDLAVTVPEGLGAVSNGELTDEDTRDGRTTFTWHTAEPMSSHVVTVAVGEWKTDRYTTGDGLPVYTAVDPEQAGASRQVLGRIPEVVEWAEENFGPYPFSSTGAIVDRVEDAGYALETQNRPYFPGAPDTVLLVHELAHQWYGNSVSPVTWRDMWLNEGFATYAEWLWEEDEGGDTAQETFDALYDGTYYPDEDANASIWAFPPADPPDAARISASPVYQRGAMVLHKIRQTVGDEAFLDLLRGWAAAHRHGNADTEDFTAYVEKSEPDEDFTEIWEDWLYGEGRPESP
- a CDS encoding TerD family protein, whose amino-acid sequence is MAVSLSKGGNVSLTKEAPGLTEVTVGLGWDVRTTTGTDFDLDASAIAVNTQGKVYSDGHFVFFNNKQTPDNTIVHTGDNRTGEGAGDDEAINVNLAGLPADIEKIVFPVSIYDAENRSQNFGQVRNAYIRILNQAGGAEIARYDLSEDAATETAMVFGELYRNGAEWKFRAVGQGYASGLVGIAQDFGVNV